From the genome of Pelosinus fermentans DSM 17108:
GTCTATAGTGAGAGGAGAGATTTTTTATGCAAATAAAACGTGTTGATTCAACTATTAATACAAATAAACTGCAAGAGTCGAAGGAATTCTATATGAAGCATTTTGACTTTCAATTAGTATATGAAAGCGACTGGTACATAGAGTTAATTGCAAAGGACTTGCCGACCAATGGTATTAGCTTTACATTACCCCAACGAGAAGAAGGGGAGTTTTTTAATGGAAAGGGTTTAATTATTTCCTTCCAGGTGGATGATGTAGACGCTGAATATAAGCGCCTAAAGGAAGAAGGCGTCATTATATATCAAGAGATGCAAAATAAGCATTGGGGTGAAAGAAGTTTTGTAGTCAATGACCCAAATGGTATTCATCTCTACATTTATACACCGATTTGCCCGACACCCGAATATCAAAAGATTTATGACTCTTTTAAACAAGAGTAGAGCGTTGAGAAAGCAGCCATTTTGAAAAGTGGCTGCTTTTTTAGGTTCCGAATTTATACGTTTATTCCTTCGTGTCCTTCCTGCTCTTCGCGTCTTCGCGTTTCGTTGCTATTTTTTGATATTGATAAGAGGAACGGTTATGTTTTTAAAGACATGTCAGTATTTTTCCATTTCAAAATCACTAAAATAGGGTCCAATGAATGATTAGAAAAATTTAACAAGCAGTATAGGAAAAGCAAAATAAATGTCGAAGATTATGTAATAATAATTCTTTTATTTCAAAAATTTCCTAAATTGCCAGTTTTTGATGTTTTTTTATGTCAGTTATGAAGATGCTGAATCAGGAGTGAGTATAATGAATAGAGAATCTATACCAAAAAGTCCATTGGGTATTGCAATTATTTATATTTTATTAGGCAGTGTATGGGTATTGTTTTCAGATAGCATGATTGAGCAGATATTTAATGATATAAAGATCATCACTGCTTTATCCATATCAAAGGGCTGGTTTTTTATTTTGTGCACGGGGTGGTTACTCTATCGTCTTATTAAGCAGTCTCAGAAAACATTAATGACACAAAACATTGCTCTTGAGGTTTTAGGAGAAGAGCGTTTAGCGTCAGAAGAAGAATTGCGGCAGCAGTTAGATGAACTACTCAGCCGCGAAGAGGAAATTCGCAGACAAAACTTAGTGCTGTTTTCACTGAATGAAACTGCGTTGGGGCTTATGAATCGTTTAAATTCAAATGAGTTATTACGGGATATCGTTGTAAGTGCAGCAAAACTTATTAATACGCCTCATGGATATGTATGTTTAATCGATGAAGAACAGGGAGTTTGCAGAAGGCTGATCGGTACAGGTGCCTATGAAGGGGAAACTGGCCGCCTGGATAAGCTGACGGATGGTCTGGTTGGGGAAGTGTACAGGATCGGGAAAATGAAAGTGGTTGATGATTATAGTACATGGGAGAAACGTTTTACAGACCCTTATTTTGACAACATGCATTGTACAGTACAGGTGCCTTTTAAATCAGAAGAAAAAGTATTTGGTACTTTAGGTCTGTCCTTTGCTGATCCAGAAAGAAAGTTTACGGTAAGTGAAATTGATTTATTAACACGTTTTGCTGAATTAGCTTCGATTGCTCTTGATAATGCCAATTTATTTACTACCTATAAGAATGAGCTCATAGAGCGCAGACAGACCCAAAAAGCTTTGCAGATTTCTCAAGCCAATTATCGGGCGATATTTGATGCAGCCAGTGATGGAATTATTGTTCATGATGCTGCTACAGGAGAAATTATCGATAGTAATCAAAAAGTTGAAGAGTTATATGGTTTTTCTCGTGAGGAAATGATTTCACGAGGTTTAGATGGACTGGGTAATCATCAATTACCCTATAGTGGAAATGATGCTTTAGAATGGATTCACCGAGCTGCTGAGGGAAAATCCCAGCTTTTTGAATGGATGATTCAAAGGAAAAACGGAGAAAACATCTGGGTGGAAATTAATTTAAAAAATGCCGAAATTGCTGGTAGACAGTGTATATTAGCTGTAATTCGTGATATTCGGAGACGAAAGCGAAGAGAAATCGAGCTTCATAAAATTCAAAGTAATAATCAAGCACTGATTAATGCCATTCCGGATAATATGTTTCTTATACGGTGTGACAGTATTATAATGGATTGCAAAATAAATAGTCCCCATTTGTACTATTTATGCTCAGATGAAATCATTGGGGAAAGTGTTTTTCAAGTCTTTCAGCCAAACCTTGCCGAACAGACGATGGACGCAGTCGTGGAAGCGATTACGCGGGGAAAGCTGCAAATCTATGAATTTCAAATGACAAAGGAGCAAAATCAATATTATTTTGAAGCACGAATTGTACCAAGTGGTGACGAGGAAGTTCTGGCGATTGTCCGTGATGTAACGGACCGAAGGCAAATTGCGGAAAAGCTGGCTTACTTGAGTCATCATGATGCAATGACTGGTTTATACAATCGGGCCTATTTCGAAGAAGAAATGAGAAGAATGGGTGCTATACGCAATGTGGCGGCAGGGATTATCATTTGTGATTTGGACGGCTTAAAACTTGTGAATGATACGTTAGGTCATAGTATGGGCGATGAAGTTTTGAAAGCTGTCGCTGGTGTTCTTAAAAAGGCATTTCGTCCACAGGATGTAATTGCGCGAATTGGCGGAGATGAATTTGCTGTACTGCTTCCTTCTAACTCCCGATCCGCTTTTAAAATTGCTTGTTCTCGTATTCATAAATTAATCGAAGAGTACAATGGCGGCAGGCCTATTGTACCTCTTAGCTTGTCGATCGGATTTGCTGTAACCAAAGAAACTCTTACAGATATGAATGCTTTATTTAAAGAAGCAGATAACTATATGTACAGAGAAAAACTGCAGCGTCATCAAAGTAACAAAAATACAATTGTTCAAGCATTAATGAGTGCCTTAGAAGCTCGAGACTTTATTACAGAGGGACATGGCGAACGTATGAAGGAATTCATAGTGTCTTTGGCAAATGCCGCAGGCGTACCTAAGCAAAGCTTTGCAGATCTTCGCCTTTTTGCTCAATATCATGACTTGGGAAAAGTTGGAATATCTGATGAGATTTTATTTAAGCCGTCTCTGTTCACTAAAGAAGAATTTACAATTATGAAACAGCATTCAGAAATTGGTTATCGTATCGCCCAAGCCACTCCGGAATTAGAACCAATTTCGGAGTGGATATTAAAGCATCATGAAAGGTGGGATGGAACAGGATACCCTTTGGGTATTGGAGGTAATGAAATTCCTGTGGAATGCCGTATTTTATCCATTGTAGATTCTTATGATGCTATGACCAATGATCGTCCTCAACGCAAAGCAATGAGTCATGAAGCTGCAATCACCGAACTGCGCAAATGCGCAGGCAGCCAATTTGATCCTCATTTAGTGGAGTTATTTATACGATTGCTAGATTGAAAAAGATATTTTAAAACGCGAAGATGCGAAGAAAATGAAGGTTATAAAAAATATAAAGATTATTTTTACCGATGTAGTGAGACCGTTACATCGGTATTTTTTATAAGATTTTATAAACCACAAAGGCACAAAACCGCTGGCGCGGTACACAAAGGGAAACACAAAAAATATAAAACCCTTTGTGTCCTTTGCGTCTTTGTGGTTCAATTGTTTTTATGTTTTAAAGAGTACGCAGCATTTATAAAAAATAAAATAAATCAAGACAGGAATATGATAGGAGTATGTCCAATAATAGAAAATAGGAAAAATTTTACAATTAAATAAACCTGCTCATAAAAAAATAGTCATGTTTGGAAATGGTCGCGCATAGTATAGGAAATGGGCTGCATGAGTTTTTGTGGCATGGGTAGAAAATGAATGGGGGATTATATGTTATGCGTAAAAAGGAATGTATTGCTATGATATTAGCAGGTGGGCAGGGAAGCAGGCTGGGAAGCTTGACAAGCAAGATCGCGAAGCCAGCCGTGCCTTTTGGCGGTAAGTATCGTATTATCGATTTTCCTTTGAGCAATTGCCACAACTCTGGAATTGATACGGTGGGAGTGTTGACCCAGTATCGTCCTCTGGCTTTGCACAGCTATATCGGAATCGGTAGTCCATGGGACTTGGACCGCAGAGATGGCGGGGTGTATGTTTTGCCTCCTTATGCCCAGGAAGGTGGTGCAGAATGGTATAAAGGGACAGCGGATGCAATTTATCAAAATTTAAATTTTATTGATATGATCAACCCTAACTATGTATTGGTCTTATCAGGTGATCATATTTACAACATGGATTATTCGCTAATGCTGGAGCGCCATAAGAAACAAAAAGCAGAAGCTACTATTTCGGTGATTGAAGTACCTTGGCATGAAACCTCACGCTTTGGCATTATGGATACGGATGAACAGGGCAGAATTACAGAATTTATTGAAAAACCTAAAGAAGCGAATAGTAATTTGGCCTCCATGGGAATTTACATTTTTAACTGGCGTTTATTGCGAAAGTGCTTAGAAGACGACCGCAAAAATGCCCTTTCCAGTCATGATTTCGGCAAAGATATCATTCCTAAATTATTGATGGATGGTCATCGTTTATTTGCATATTATTTTAAAGGATATTGGAAGGATGTAGGCACAGTAGAAAGCTTTTGGGAAGCGAATATGGATTTATTGGCGGATGAGCCGGAGCTGGACTTATATAATCCTAATTGGCGGGTTTATTCTGTAAATCCTACCAGGCCGCCCCATTATATTGGCGCTATGGCAAAGATCACTCGTTCTTTGGTGAGTGAAGGCTGCTCAATTTTAGGCGAGGTGGAGCATTCTGTCATTTTTCCCGGTGTACATATTGAGGAAGGGGCTATAATTAAGGATTCCATTGTTATGCCCTATGTTACCATTGGCAGAGACGCGCAGATTTACCGGGGAATTATCGGACGAAAAAGCTTAATTGAAGAAGGTGCTTTGATTGGTTCAATCAATCACGAAGGGATATGTGTCATAGAGGAAAACATCATCATACCCAGTGATGCTCAAATTCTAGAGAATCATATGATAAGTAAACAAAAACAGGTGGGATAAGATGCAAAACGTTATGGGAATTATTAATTTGAATCTTGGTCAGGATCTCTTAAAAGAGCTAACTATGGGAAGACCATTGGCAGCTCTTCCTTTTGGCGGCAGGTATCGGCTGATTGATTTTATTTTATCTAATATGGTGAATTCAGGAATGCAGAATGTAGGGATTTTGGTGCAAGATAAATACCGGGCATTAATGGATCATTTGCGTTCGGGGAAGGAGTGGGATTTAGCCCGAAAAAGGGATGGTTTATTTATTTTACCTCCCAGTCCTAATCCATGTTCATCCGGGGGATGCCGGGGAAGTGTAGAAAATTTTTATAATAATTTAGACTACATTGAAAGCAGCAGGCAGGAATATATGCTGATTGCCGGCAGTCATATTGTCTGCAACTTGAATTATCGTAAGGCTTTTAAGTTTCATAAAGATATGAATGCAGACATTACAATCTTATACAAGGAATATGATGCAGACGATGAACTTTCCCAATATACCATCCTGGATTGTCAGCCTGACGGCCGAATTAGCGACATGGGCAGTCAATCATCTAGAACCGCATCCCGTAAAGTTTCCATGGAAATGTATCTGATTGAAAAAGGATTATTGGTAGAGTTGATCAAAGACTGCCAGGCACGAGGCGGCTGGGATTTTGTAAAGGACGTTTTAATTAAAAATATAGATAAATTAAAGATGTTTGGTTATCCTTACAAGGGTTATGCGGCCAGGATTGATTCAATCAAAAATTATTATCGTCACAATATGGATTTGCTTAGGCCGGAAAAGTGGGAAGAACTATTCTTCAAATCAGGACTTGTGTATACGAAAGTAAAGGATGAAGCCCCGGTCAAATATAAGGAAAATGCCAGAGCCTTTAATACGATGATTGCCAATGGCTGCATCATTGAGGGACGCGTGGAAAACAGTATATTGTTTCGTGGCGTCAAGGTACATAAGGGTGCATATATTAAGGACAGTATTCTTATGCAAAAATGTGAAATAGCTGAAAATGCAATTATTGAAAATGTAATCTGCGATAAAAATGTTTGTATTACCCAAGGGAAATGGTTAAAAGGGGAGAAGAACTATCCTCTGGTAGTGGCAAAGGGGACCATCGTATAAGTACAGTGGAGTGAGCAAAAGATTATCCTTCAGAATTAGTCATTTTCAGGAGGTTTTTTTTGTTGATGGATAAAGAAGGATTTAAAGAAGCGTATAGTAAAAAGTTACAAGCCCTGCATGGCAAAAGTCTTGAAGAATCCAGTATTCATGATCAATATATTGCGCTGGGGAGCCTGCTGCGGGATTATATCAGTCCAAATTGGATAAAGACCAATCAGCAGTATAAGGCCAACGGCGATAAACAAATCTATTATTTTTCAATTGAATTTTTATTAGGTAAATTGCTGGATATGAACCTGCTCAATCTAGGAGTGAAAGAGGTTTGTCAAACCGGGCTTGCAGAACTGGGGATTGATTTATCTGTATTATTGC
Proteins encoded in this window:
- a CDS encoding VOC family protein is translated as MQIKRVDSTINTNKLQESKEFYMKHFDFQLVYESDWYIELIAKDLPTNGISFTLPQREEGEFFNGKGLIISFQVDDVDAEYKRLKEEGVIIYQEMQNKHWGERSFVVNDPNGIHLYIYTPICPTPEYQKIYDSFKQE
- a CDS encoding diguanylate cyclase domain-containing protein; the encoded protein is MNRESIPKSPLGIAIIYILLGSVWVLFSDSMIEQIFNDIKIITALSISKGWFFILCTGWLLYRLIKQSQKTLMTQNIALEVLGEERLASEEELRQQLDELLSREEEIRRQNLVLFSLNETALGLMNRLNSNELLRDIVVSAAKLINTPHGYVCLIDEEQGVCRRLIGTGAYEGETGRLDKLTDGLVGEVYRIGKMKVVDDYSTWEKRFTDPYFDNMHCTVQVPFKSEEKVFGTLGLSFADPERKFTVSEIDLLTRFAELASIALDNANLFTTYKNELIERRQTQKALQISQANYRAIFDAASDGIIVHDAATGEIIDSNQKVEELYGFSREEMISRGLDGLGNHQLPYSGNDALEWIHRAAEGKSQLFEWMIQRKNGENIWVEINLKNAEIAGRQCILAVIRDIRRRKRREIELHKIQSNNQALINAIPDNMFLIRCDSIIMDCKINSPHLYYLCSDEIIGESVFQVFQPNLAEQTMDAVVEAITRGKLQIYEFQMTKEQNQYYFEARIVPSGDEEVLAIVRDVTDRRQIAEKLAYLSHHDAMTGLYNRAYFEEEMRRMGAIRNVAAGIIICDLDGLKLVNDTLGHSMGDEVLKAVAGVLKKAFRPQDVIARIGGDEFAVLLPSNSRSAFKIACSRIHKLIEEYNGGRPIVPLSLSIGFAVTKETLTDMNALFKEADNYMYREKLQRHQSNKNTIVQALMSALEARDFITEGHGERMKEFIVSLANAAGVPKQSFADLRLFAQYHDLGKVGISDEILFKPSLFTKEEFTIMKQHSEIGYRIAQATPELEPISEWILKHHERWDGTGYPLGIGGNEIPVECRILSIVDSYDAMTNDRPQRKAMSHEAAITELRKCAGSQFDPHLVELFIRLLD
- a CDS encoding glucose-1-phosphate adenylyltransferase: MRKKECIAMILAGGQGSRLGSLTSKIAKPAVPFGGKYRIIDFPLSNCHNSGIDTVGVLTQYRPLALHSYIGIGSPWDLDRRDGGVYVLPPYAQEGGAEWYKGTADAIYQNLNFIDMINPNYVLVLSGDHIYNMDYSLMLERHKKQKAEATISVIEVPWHETSRFGIMDTDEQGRITEFIEKPKEANSNLASMGIYIFNWRLLRKCLEDDRKNALSSHDFGKDIIPKLLMDGHRLFAYYFKGYWKDVGTVESFWEANMDLLADEPELDLYNPNWRVYSVNPTRPPHYIGAMAKITRSLVSEGCSILGEVEHSVIFPGVHIEEGAIIKDSIVMPYVTIGRDAQIYRGIIGRKSLIEEGALIGSINHEGICVIEENIIIPSDAQILENHMISKQKQVG
- the glgD gene encoding glucose-1-phosphate adenylyltransferase subunit GlgD encodes the protein MQNVMGIINLNLGQDLLKELTMGRPLAALPFGGRYRLIDFILSNMVNSGMQNVGILVQDKYRALMDHLRSGKEWDLARKRDGLFILPPSPNPCSSGGCRGSVENFYNNLDYIESSRQEYMLIAGSHIVCNLNYRKAFKFHKDMNADITILYKEYDADDELSQYTILDCQPDGRISDMGSQSSRTASRKVSMEMYLIEKGLLVELIKDCQARGGWDFVKDVLIKNIDKLKMFGYPYKGYAARIDSIKNYYRHNMDLLRPEKWEELFFKSGLVYTKVKDEAPVKYKENARAFNTMIANGCIIEGRVENSILFRGVKVHKGAYIKDSILMQKCEIAENAIIENVICDKNVCITQGKWLKGEKNYPLVVAKGTIV